The sequence below is a genomic window from Selenomonas ruminantium subsp. lactilytica TAM6421.
TGCTGATTTCATCGACATTCCCGTGTGGATGCAGAAAAAATAATAAAATCTTAAAATATTTGTTGACAAGCGTTAAGAAGATATGTATAATATATCTTGTTCTTAACGCTTGTTGCGTTATATGGGTAGGTGGCCGAGTGGTTAAAGGCAACAGACTGTAAATCTGTCATCTTCGGATTACGATGGTTCGAATCCATCCCTGCCCACCACTTTGGCGGCATAGCTCAGTTGGCTAGAGCATGCGGTTCATACCCGCAGTGTCAGGAGTTCAAATCTCTTTGCCGCCACCATTTGGAAAGTCTTGAGCACATCTTTACAGGTGTGCTTTTTTTTGCGGGATAGTTGCGGCGTTTATGGTATGATGAATATTTTGTATACATCAAGATGTACATGTTTTTTTCAGAAAGAAATACTATAATATATGGCGTTTGTTGATAGGATTAGGTGGATGACATGAAACGCAGAGATTTCTTGAAAAACATGATACTCTTAGGTGCAGGCACGGTCGTACTGCCACAGCTTTGGACAGCGAAAGCAGCAGAGGCCGCCTGGAATGCCGATGGCGGCGCTGCGAGCGGCGTGGACTCGAAATTGGGGATTCCCATCCGGGAAACCAATTTTAGATTCTCTTCCTTGCAGAACCGCAAGACCACCGATGCTATTGTTATCCACCATGTAGGCGGAACCAATCGTGATGTGTCAGCTGAGGAAATCAATGTTTGGCACAAAAACAACGGCTGGGCCGGCATTGGCTATCACTTTGTCATACGCAAGGATGGCACCATTGAACGGGGACGTCCGATGGATATGCTTGGCGCGCATTGCTATGACCATAACTGGCATACGGTGGGAGTGAATATCGTAGGAGAGTTTGATGGTCATGTACCGGAACCGGCCCAGATGGATTCTGCGGCGAAACTTCTGGCTGCACTGTGCCGTTATTACGGCATTGAGCCGAACCGCCAGCATATCAAAGGCCATCGGGAGTATAACTCCACGGCCTGCCCGGGGCAGAATCTCTTTGATCGTCTGCCACGGTTGGTGACGATGACACGCAAATATTACTGACAAGCTTCAAGACACTACAAACTGACTAAGGGGTGACGGCAATGCGTTACCGTTGGTTTATTGACAAGGATAAGCAGACCGATGAGTACGGTGTGCCCCTGAGCCGGGCAGCTTATGATGAAGAACTGCATCCACAGAAGAAACCGCTGTACAGCAGGGGAGAGATCCTGGCCATCCTGGTGGTTATCTT
It includes:
- a CDS encoding N-acetylmuramoyl-L-alanine amidase; this translates as MKRRDFLKNMILLGAGTVVLPQLWTAKAAEAAWNADGGAASGVDSKLGIPIRETNFRFSSLQNRKTTDAIVIHHVGGTNRDVSAEEINVWHKNNGWAGIGYHFVIRKDGTIERGRPMDMLGAHCYDHNWHTVGVNIVGEFDGHVPEPAQMDSAAKLLAALCRYYGIEPNRQHIKGHREYNSTACPGQNLFDRLPRLVTMTRKYY